From a region of the Fibrobacter sp. genome:
- a CDS encoding BrnA antitoxin family protein, with protein sequence MYKSPSKEIVQALDAVIEIEDFLPPPAELAKREKKEKITIQLDSACVQFFKDAAEKSGSKYQTLINAVLVKYVEHYSKPKSVRHKPMMISDVHSPKYGV encoded by the coding sequence ATGTACAAAAGCCCTAGCAAGGAAATCGTTCAGGCATTGGATGCCGTCATTGAAATTGAAGACTTTCTTCCTCCTCCTGCAGAACTTGCGAAAAGAGAGAAGAAAGAAAAAATCACAATTCAGCTAGATTCTGCTTGCGTGCAATTTTTCAAGGACGCCGCAGAAAAGAGCGGATCAAAGTACCAAACGCTTATTAACGCCGTCTTGGTAAAATATGTGGAGCACTACTCAAAGCCGAAAAGTGTTCGTCATAAACCGATGATGATTTCGGACGTTCACAGCCCCAAGTACGGCGTTTAA
- a CDS encoding nucleotidyl transferase AbiEii/AbiGii toxin family protein — MYRLSISAFKNSLFLKGGSLLFAYEKFSSRPTVDVDFLGHNISSDKKHIKDVFSNICTQPCSEDGLVFDNENILVDDIMINKEYKGVRVQLTAHLDTIVQRISIDIGFGDIITPNPVQITYPALLSGIPETILLSYSLETVIAEKFHAMIVLEEENSRMKDFFDMYQIFSKQTVDSKILQSAIRNTFRNRNTSLPKQVIAFTDKFAEDPTRIRFWEGFLRRIKWKEPLDFKDVITLIRERLQPILNEING; from the coding sequence TTGTACAGGCTCTCTATCAGTGCATTCAAAAATTCACTTTTCCTAAAAGGTGGATCTCTTTTATTCGCTTATGAGAAATTCAGTTCAAGACCAACTGTTGATGTAGATTTTCTCGGGCACAACATTTCATCCGATAAAAAACACATCAAAGACGTATTTTCAAACATCTGCACACAGCCCTGCTCAGAAGACGGGTTGGTTTTCGACAACGAAAATATTCTTGTTGATGACATTATGATAAACAAGGAGTACAAGGGCGTTAGAGTACAGCTGACAGCCCACCTCGACACCATCGTCCAAAGAATTTCCATCGACATCGGTTTTGGAGATATCATAACCCCAAATCCAGTACAAATCACATATCCCGCGCTTCTGTCAGGAATTCCCGAAACAATTTTGCTTTCCTATTCCCTAGAAACAGTTATTGCTGAAAAATTTCACGCAATGATTGTATTGGAAGAAGAAAATAGTCGAATGAAGGATTTCTTCGACATGTACCAAATTTTTTCTAAGCAAACCGTTGATTCAAAAATTTTGCAATCCGCCATCAGAAATACATTTAGAAACAGAAATACAAGCCTTCCCAAACAAGTAATCGCCTTCACCGACAAGTTCGCAGAAGACCCAACTAGAATCCGCTTTTGGGAGGGCTTTCTCCGGCGAATTAAGTGGAAGGAGCCCCTCGACTTCAAGGATGTCATAACCCTTATTCGAGAACGACTTCAACCAATACTAAATGAAATCAATGGGTAG